TGATTTACCTTTGTTTCTCTCGCTGATATATTTCATGCAAAAGTAACCACATTTAACTGAAGTAGGGTGTTGTAGGAAGCTCGAGTTGTATCCAATTGTTTTGCCGGagctttgtaaatatttcttaatgtttggAAGAAGTTTGTAGACGTATTCTCCAAAGGGGTCAAAATACTCCACAAAAGAATTGTTAGGATCGTTATAGTAACACACCCAGTGCGTTCCTGGTCCTGTGGCTATGTCCAAATTTATAATGCCGCTTTCAAACCGTCTCATCTTTTTAGGTAACAGATCTGATGTGAAGACGCCTCTAAACCCCTTTTCATGCCTCATGTTTTGTTCAATTACTTCGTTGGATATTCCCAGTTTTGATATACCCCCTTTCCATGTGGCTTTTTTTTGCATCCCGATCCTGACATTTTCTCTAAAGCTTTCTTGGCTCCCCATCCAGCTGCTCCACTTGCGGCACCTAATGCTAAAGCCTTAGCCCCAGCAATCAGTGCAGGAATAAAAGGTGCTAGAAAGGGTAGAAAACCACCCGTTTTCTTCAGTTGTGTCTTACTGATAGTGATTCGCTTCCCCTTCCCGATTTGGGCGACTTGTGTGGGTGTTAAGTGCATGTCATAGTTAGGGGCTTTTGTCTTATCTATTTGCAGAGACACTTCTTCTCCTTTCCGGAAGGCAGATTTTAACTTTGCGATCTGATGATCGCTTAGATGTATTTTGGTTTCTACGTAgttgctcatttatttattataaaatatttatagtattgtGTTACTTGCTCTTTGGTCATAGTTCCTTCTCTCAACAGTACGTCCAACAAATCAGCGACTTGACTGCgcaattttttacttttgcttCCATCCAATAACATGTCGGTGAATCGAGATAAAATCTCCAATTTATCTTCTATGCCTTTTCcagtgtatttttcttttctttgcaagTCCCTTAGTCGATCTCGATAATCCAGTAGCGTATTCATATGATCTGTCAAATAATCAACCTTAGCCAATAACCTATCTTCTCTTTCCTCGTCCTTTTTAGTCATTCGGGCAATCTGACTCATAGCGTTTCCTTTCTGACGAACCAATTTCATATAAGTTTTACTTACCCTATCGACTATTTCTCGCAGCGATTCCGTGGTTTCATAGTATAGTTTAGAGGGTCTTGGAAAATTGTTCTTCTCCAAGTAGTCGACATCCAGTTCTCTAtcgaaattgaataattctataGTGTTGGAAGGCTCAATCGCTGGAGGAGTCGATAGAGGAATGCTAGCAACAGCATCTGTAATAGCCTTAAAATGCTCTTTTCTGCTAAGCTCCTGCTCTTGAAGTTTTTCAGTTACAGGCTTGTGGAAGTCGGACAATGATTTCTCGAAGCCTAACTCTTGCTCAAGCctttgttcattgtttcgtctaATTTCAGCCTGGAGCTTAAACACTTTCAGATCATTTTTAACCTCCTCCCTCAACTTCTTGTTTCGCTCTTTCTGTAAagcattcatttattcttaagtaaaaaatgttttactgagAGCAAAAAGTGTTTTTACTGGAAGCAAAACGCGTTTTACTGAGAGCAAAAAGTGTTTTTACTGGAAGCAAAACGCGTTTTACTGAGAGCAAagtttttttaccttaaataaagATGATCCCAATTGAAGATTATACAGAAGCGGAAGAGTTTGTAGATTCGAATCAGCACTATTTGTTGCCAAAGCACCCTTTCAGACTTTTGATAGCTGGAGCTTCAGGTACTGGCAAAACGAATCTGCTGCTGAATTTTATATACGACTATCtcgaatttgataatttattcgtTTGCGCAAAAGATATGTTTGAGCCCAAGTATgctaaacttaaagaaaattatacgaTGTTTGATGGTGTGGACATCGACAAGATGTTAGTAAAGTTTCCTAAGAAGAACAAAAAGATTATGCTTGAACTATTCGAAAAGTTCGGCAAGAAAGGAACCCTATTTTCCTCTGATACAAAGGATTTCATTACAGTGGATGACCTAGACCCATCGTGTAAGAATGTGGTTGTGTTTGATGACTGCATGATCGACAAGGACCAGAAAAGTATTGAAGATTTCTTCATCAGAGGTAGGAAGAAAAACGCATCTATCATATACCTATCTCAGTCCTATTATAGAACACCCATCGTTATCAGGAGAAACTGTAActacttaatatttttcaacCTCCAACCGAGAGAGATTCAACAGATCATTAGAGAGATAGATGGCAGTTTGTCCAAAGAAGAGTTTAGTAGGCTGTACAAAAAGTGCATGCAGCAGCCATATGATTTCTTTATGCTCGATTTAGTTAATCCGACCTTGAGATACCGGAAGAAATATTTCATCCCTATAAATAAAGATGGAAGAGTacttattgaagaaaatttacgTATTCAGAAAGAGCTATCACCACTATCATAAGATATACGTGACACTGTCGGTTTCAAAGTTCTTTTTGAGTTCCTTAGGTTTATCAGCCTTTGTAATAGTTCCCTTAGCTGCTCTGAGTTTAAGCGCGGGTATAGTTGAAGTTATTGAAAAGACACTGAATATTCTGGAGAGGAAAGAGGAGTATAAACAATCCTACAAGTTCTATAAACAGCTGCTTAACGCATTCAAGTCAAAGGTCTTGACAGTAGAGGATGTATACATGAGGGAGGAAGAGTTTATCCAAAATTTGGTCTACCTACCCAGAGAAAAGTACATGAAACAAACCCTACTGAATGGCTATGAAtatgtaagtaaataatttttccgtataaataaaatgtgtcgcgataaagttaaaaagaaaggaaaaggcGTTGTTAACGCTGCCATCAATAGTTTGCCTTTCGAAATGCATCTACCAGGACATTCCTTTACAGGACCAGGAACTCAGTTGCTTAAAGGTAAAACTAGATTAAACCCCGATCTAACATATAAAGAGTTTAGTAAACCCATCAATAGGGTCGATGAAGCGGCGTATAAGCATGATGTgtgttatatcaaaaataaagatacCACGACTCGAAACGAAGTCTGCGACTCAAACATGATACAAGAGTTGGATGACATCCCCAATCCCACGGTCCGGGAAAGGATAGAGAGAGCTGTTGTGAAACCCATTATCAAAGCAAAGAAAGTGTTTGGAATGGGCTCAAAAATATACTGCCTAAAATGCAAAGCACCCACCGACACTAAAGACGCACATCGTGCCATCGCTAAAAACGGAAGACCCATGATGAAAGGAATCTGCACTGACTGTGGTTCAAAGAAAAGTCGTTTTTTACCTCTGAAGGGGTAACTGAGAGAGGTTGCCCCGAAAAGGTTTACTACGATCCCGAAACAGGTTTTTGTGGCATGGCTGAACTGAGCAGGAAAACAGGCTTAAGTCGAAGGAAAATCTCGGAGTTTTTACACCAGCAAGATGTGTACACGAAGCACAAACCCCTTGTCCGTAAGTTCAAACGGAGGAGAATTTATGTCTCGCACGTCGACGATCAATGGCAGGCCGACTTAATGTTTGTCTATAAGTTCGCCAGAAGTAAGTATAATGATGGCACCAAATACTTGTTAACAGTTATTGACTGTTTCAGCAAATATGCATGGGCTATTCCGCTTAAGGATAAATCATCGAATGAAGTAACGCAGGCGTTTAGAAAGATCTTCAAAGAAAGAATGCCTGAAAAGATTCAGACAGATAAGGGCTTAGAGTTTGTCGGTGAAACAACTCAAAAACTGTTTAAGGCAAATAATATCCATTGGTTCACAactgaaaatgttgaaataaaagcGGCAATGATCGAGAGATGGAACCTTACGCTTGGGAATAAAATTAAGCTCTACTTATCCGAAAACAACACGGAGAGGTACATAGATGTCTTGGATCAATTAGTGAAGAACTACAACAACTCCTACCACAGAAGTATAAAGATGACACCGGTTGAAGCCAGTAAAGAAGAAAACAGCGGAGAGGTGTATCGTAACCTGTTCAGAGAAAAGACCATACGCAGTCCTAAATTTCAGGTAGGAGATAAAGTAAGAATATCAATATACAAGTCCACCTTCAGAAGAAGTTACCAAGCGACTTTTACGGATGAAATATTTGTCATCTCCGATGTATTGAAAACCGATCCAATCACCTATAGAGTAAAGGACTTAAACAATGAAGACGTGAAAGGCACCTTCTACGAAAACGAACTGGTAAAGTATGACAAGAAAGACGACGTGTATAGGATTGAGAAAGTAATCAGAAAGAAAGGGGACAAATATCTAGTAAAATGGTTAGGCTATCCTGAGGTCAGTTGGATCCATAAAAACgatcttctttaaatttatttttaatagctgtcaaagctattaaaaattaactttctcaCACCAGCCATCATTGCTACTTATTGGGGTCATACCTCAGCTCCTCACCACAATACTGGCAAATGTACCAGCCATCATCGTTTTGTATGACGTATTCGTGTTTACACcccattttaatctttatttaaagcaaaaaattaccCACTCCGGGGGGAACTTTCCTAGTAAGTCCAGTTTAAGGCACCGAAAATGACTCTGCAGATTTCTTCATTTTGGGTAAGCGTTTTCCTCATTTTAGGCAGCTTAAGTGGTGTCTCATAACCCCTTTTTCGGAGCAAGTGCAATAGAATGTATTCTTTGCTGATTAGGTTTTTCCGCTGTGGGAACATCTCTTCATATTTATGGATAAAAGACCAAAAGTCAAGTAGCAGCTGTTCCTCGAAAGGGAGATTGAAATGACTTATCCATTTTTTCAGATTGTTTGCTCTGCTTTTCAAGCTCTGCTGTCTCTTCATGATTAAATACAGTTGTAGATGGCTCAAAGGGGGTTTATTGGGGTTATACCTCAACTCTTCATGACATGATGTGCAAACATTCCAGCCATCATCGTTCTTTCTTACATCTTTGTGCTTACAATCTTGAGATCCTCGGTCTGAGGAAGCTTTCTTGTCTAGACCTAACAGTCTAATCACTTCAAACGCGTCCTCAATTGTAACGTCttcattcatcatatttattaCAACAAGTCTTCCTTTTAACCCCttcaatattttaagcatttaaagaaaCACATTTAGTACATAAACAGAAGAACATGAATATTTACGGACAAATTTACACGCTATTAGAGGATATACAAGCTCTGTATTCTCATGCAGGTGATGAAAAAATGTGTGTATTAGCTTATGTGTGCAAAACTTTGACAACAATTCTAGAAAGTCTCGGTAACGATCACCCTACAGTATCCAGTGATGTAAACAACTTTTACTTGAGTTGCGTTTAtaaaatgatggaaatatccCATAATGACATTTTAGATGAACTGCATGACTGTGTTATGGCGATGAATTTGGAAAGATAAGTTTTAATGGTGTTATaacca
The Argiope bruennichi chromosome 6, qqArgBrue1.1, whole genome shotgun sequence DNA segment above includes these coding regions:
- the LOC129972015 gene encoding uncharacterized protein LOC129972015, with the protein product MAELSRKTGLSRRKISEFLHQQDVYTKHKPLVRKFKRRRIYVSHVDDQWQADLMFVYKFARSKYNDGTKYLLTVIDCFSKYAWAIPLKDKSSNEVTQAFRKIFKERMPEKIQTDKGLEFVGETTQKLFKANNIHWFTTENVEIKAAMIERWNLTLGNKIKLYLSENNTERYIDVLDQLVKNYNNSYHRSIKMTPVEASKEENSGEVYRNLFREKTIRSPKFQVGDKVRISIYKSTFRRSYQATFTDEIFVISDVLKTDPITYRVKDLNNEDVKGTFYENELVKYDKKDDVYRIEKVIRKKGDKYLVKWLGYPEVSWIHKNDLL